The following proteins are encoded in a genomic region of Sesamum indicum cultivar Zhongzhi No. 13 linkage group LG8, S_indicum_v1.0, whole genome shotgun sequence:
- the LOC105168127 gene encoding clathrin coat assembly protein AP180, with protein sequence MTSKLKKAIAAVKDQTSISLAKVSKSNSSNLEVAILKATTHDDVPMDERYVNEVLKLISSNKIHAAACARAIGKRIGRTHSWIVAIKSLMLVLRIFQDGDPYFPREVLHAMKRGAKILNLSSFRDDSNSHPWDFTSFVRTFALYLNERLDCFLTGKLQRRYTYDAKESPIYQRSQSRIIRPNEPACDVKPAMLLDKISYWQLLLERSIATRPTGAAKMNRLVQISLYAIVQESFELYKDISDGLTLILDSFYHLQFQHCVSAFELCVKATKQFRELSDFYSLCKSINVGRSSEYPTVQTISEELVEALQEFLKDRSSFQSNAKPTNRFPLPPSPPLRVEPRLGPQGNRRQQAASPNTTDGLLEDLIEATETTTCPAISIDLEAYPASQQDDSFRVSDARSTRSLPVSNTMMDLIAACDWSEQQDKEQQENQHEPKQVGSMDSSAAKNWELVLAETLSSSASLQSIPEDNTNPCPDQTPWLEENHSSSSSNSRDLVLLEPANYHYNPFLQNPIQSPDTSSPPTFHAIPSSPVQNPNQTLFAAQNENDPFASPSEHWLSRTVDQQHLLHEQQVWLTNQHKIIAKHMT encoded by the coding sequence ATGACAAGCAAGCTTAAGAAGGCAATAGCAGCAGTGAAGGATCAAACCAGCATTAGTCTTGCCAAGGTCTCAAAGAGCAATTCCTCGAATCTTGAAGTTGCGATCCTCAAAGCCACCACGCATGACGACGTCCCGATGGATGAACGATACGTAAACGAAGTCCTAAAACTCATCTCCTCCAACAAAATTCATGCTGCAGCCTGTGCTCGTGCAATCGGGAAACGTATAGGCCGCACCCACAGCTGGATCGTCGCTATAAAATCATTGATGCTGGTCCTCCGGATCTTCCAAGATGGTGATCCTTATTTCCCGAGAGAGGTTCTCCACGCGATGAAAAGGGGCGCCAAGATTCTCAACCTCTCAAGCTTTCGAGACGATTCAAACTCACATCCATGGGATTTCACATCCTTCGTGCGAACTTTTGCTCTTTATCTCAACGAGCGCTTAGATTGCTTCCTTACCGGAAAGCTGCAGAGGAGATACACATATGATGCCAAGGAGAGTCCAATCTACCAACGCTCACAAAGCCGAATAATAAGGCCTAATGAGCCTGCCTGTGATGTAAAACCAGCAATGTTGCTAGACAAAATCTCATATTGGCAACTATTGCTCGAACGATCCATCGCCACACGGCCGACAGGTGCAGCCAAGATGAACCGGCTGGTGCAGATATCTCTTTACGCCATAGTTCAAGAAAGTTTTGAGCTGTACAAAGACATTTCCGATGGGCTCACTCTCATTCTAGACAGTTTTTACCATTTACAGTTCCAGCATTGTGTGAGCGCCTTTGAATTATGTGTCAAGGCTACAAAGCAGTTCAGAGAGCTAAGCGATTTCTATTCCTTGTGTAAGAGTATAAATGTCGGTAGGAGCTCCGAATATCCAACCGTGCAGACGATATCAGAAGAGTTGGTCGAGGCACTGCAAGAATTCTTGAAGGATCGGTCTTCATTTCAATCTAATGCAAAGCCCACCAACCGGTTTCCGCTCCCCCCATCTCCACCGTTGCGTGTCGAGCCTAGATTAGGACCACAAGGTAACCGTAGACAGCAAGCCGCATCCCCAAACACAACAGATGGATTGTTGGAAGACCTAATAGAAGCCACAGAAACAACAACATGCCCAGCTATTTCCATTGATCTAGAGGCTTATCCGGCATCTCAACAAGACGACTCGTTCAGAGTAAGCGACGCACGCTCCACCCGATCATTGCCCGTGTCGAATACAATGATGGACCTCATAGCTGCATGCGATTGGTCCGAACAGCAAGACAAAGAGCAACAAGAGAATCAGCACGAGCCAAAACAAGTAGGGTCGATGGATTCATCAGCTGCCAAGAATTGGGAGCTTGTCCTGGCTGAAACCTTATCGTCATCAGCCTCATTACAATCAATCCCAGAAGACAACACCAATCCATGCCCAGACCAGACACCATGGTTGGAGGAGAATCATTCAAGCAGTTCATCCAACAGTCGGGACCTCGTCTTGTTAGAGCCCGCAAACTATCATTACAACCCATTTCTGCAGAACCCAATTCAATCACCAGACACATCAAGTCCCCCCACCTTTCATGCGATTCCTTCATCCCCAGTGCAGAATCCGAATCAGACATTATTCGCAGCACAGAACGAGAACGATCCTTTCGCTTCTCCCAGTGAACATTGGTTGAGTAGAACCGTAGATCAGCAACATTTGCTGCATGAACAACAGGTATGGTTGACAAACCAACACAAGATTATAGCTAAACATATGACTTAG
- the LOC105168128 gene encoding transcription factor MYB88-like has translation MEVFEKVYQKKKDGQWTDPRSKKVAITESDRTQGTFLRKDDPKLLALMQQAELLSSLAIKVNSEKTDQSLESAWLTVQDFLKQNKESDLLTCRNPDTDFQFEKFKELVEDLRSSNEGSRPSWREPDLYESSPASSEYSTGSTQLSNVPSDKSEECQAEICVPHQKTGTQSDQLDNQKGLAEEHGMCHTANTKNEVNMLTCNDIKDDNGVVCEYSSTEFGSPVHVTPIFRALAATIPSPKFSESEKHFLMKTLGM, from the exons ATGGAGGTGTTCGAGAAGGTGTACCAAAAGAAGAAGGACGGCCAGTGGACTGACCCGAGATCGAAGAAGGTCGCgataa CTGAAAGTGACAGGACTCAAGGAACATTTCTAAGGAAGGATGATCCAAAGTTGCTTGCTTTGATGCAACAAGCAGAATTGCTCAGTTCACTTGCAATCAAGGTTAATTCGGAGAAGACAGACCAGAGTCTTGAAAGTGCTTGGCTG ACAGTGCAAGATTTTctgaaacaaaacaaagaaagtgATCTGCTCACATGCAGAAATCCTGATActgattttcaatttgagaagTTCAAAGAATTGGTGGAGGATTTAAGAAGCAGCAATGAAGGCAGTAGACCATCTTGGAG GGAACCTGATCTATATGAGTCGTCCCCAGCCAGCTCTGAGTACAGTACAGGATCAACTCAGCTGTCAAATGTACCAAGTGATAAATCAGAAGAATGTCAAGCTGAAATTTGTGTGCCACATCAGAAAACTGGCACGCAATCAGATCAATTAGATAATCAGAAGGGTCTTGCTGAGGAACATGGAATGTGCCATACTGcaaacacaaaaaatgaag TGAACATGTTGACATGTAATGACATAAAAGATGATAATGGAGTAGTATGTGAATATTCTAGCACAGAATTTGGATCCCCTGTTCACGTGACTCCAATATTCAGAGCATTGGCAGCAACTATTCCCAGCCCAAAATTTTCGGAAAGT GAAAAACACTTCCTCATGAAAACACTAGGAATGTAG
- the LOC105168130 gene encoding UDP-galactose/UDP-glucose transporter 3, whose amino-acid sequence MESHGAGLRRVFLLAFCVAGIWAAYIYQGVLQETVSTKRFGPDKKRFEHLAFLNLAQNVVCLIWSYLMIKIWSNGRNGGAPWLSYWSAGITNTIGPAMGIEALKYISYPAQVLAKSSKMIPVMLMGALVYGIRYTFPEYVCTLLVAGGVSTFALSKTSSKTISKLANPNAPLGYGLCFLNLAFDGFTNATQDSITARYPKTSAWNIMLGMNLWGTIYNMIFMFGWPNATGYDAIQFCKQHPEVAWDILLYCLCGAVGQNFIFLTISRFGSLTNTTITTTRKFVSIVVSSLLSGNPLSEKQWASVFMVFSGLSYQIYLKWKKLKRAQKKRKST is encoded by the exons ATGGAGTCTCACGGCGCCGGACTCCGCCGCGTATTTCTCCTAGCATTTTGTGTCGCAGGAATTTGGGCGGCTTATATTTATCAAGGTGTCCTTCAGGAGACTGT GTCGACAAAGAGATTCGGTCCTGATAAGAAGAGGTTTGAGCACTTGGCATTCTTGAACCTCGCTCAGAATGTAGTGTGCCTGATATGGTCGTATTTAA TGATTAAGATTTGGTCCAACGGTCGAAATGGTGGTGCTCCTTGGTTGAGTTATTGGAGTGCTGGTATTACAAACACAATTGGACCCGCTATGGGGATTGAAGCATTGAAGTACATTAGTTATCCGGCTCAG gTGCTGGCAAAATCCTCGAAAATGATACCAG TAATGCTGATGGGCGCACTAGTGTATGGCATCCGATATACCTTTCCTGAGTATGTTTGCACATTGCTTGTTGCTGGTGGTGTATCCACTTTTGCACTCTCAAAG ACTAGCTCAAAGACGATCAGCAAATTAGCAAACCCAAATGCTCCGCTTGGCTATGGGCTTTGTTTTCTGAACCTTGCTTTTGATGGATTTACCAATGCGACTCAGGATTCAATTACGGCCAG GTATCCTAAGACAAGTGCGTGGAATATAATGCTTGGAATGAACTTATGGGGTACCATCTACAATATGATATTCATGTTTGGCTGGCCAAATGCCACCGGGTATGACGCAATTCAGTTTTGCAAGCAGCATCCCGAAGTAGCATGGGACATTCTTCTCTACTGCCTGTGTGGTGCAGTAGGCCAGAATTTCATATTCTTAACCATCAGTCGGTTTGGTTCATTGACTAACACAACCATAACCACAACTCGTAAATTTGTGAGCATAGTGGTGTCGTCCCTGCTGAGTGGAAATCCCCTCTCTGAGAAGCAATGGGCGAGTGTTTTCATGGTCTTCTCTGGTTTATCATACCAGATTTATCTGAAATGGAAGAAGCTGAAGAGAGCGCAGAAGAAAAGGAAGTCCACATAA